In the genome of Helicobacter colisuis, one region contains:
- the pseH gene encoding UDP-4-amino-4,6-dideoxy-N-acetyl-beta-L-altrosamine N-acetyltransferase, which translates to MVILKNFVELDNCQKREIWEWRNNPKISCFMKNKVISWEEHLGFIEGLKNNSTKLYFLVFLNQEAIGVIDFVDLKRGNSCEFGLYQNPHLKGYGAKLMEILMDYALKELAVKNLYACAFNENIKAINLYLRFGFILTKKDEIMSYFKYYNKN; encoded by the coding sequence GTGGTAATTTTAAAGAATTTTGTTGAGCTTGATAATTGTCAAAAGCGAGAGATTTGGGAATGGAGAAATAACCCAAAAATTTCTTGCTTTATGAAAAATAAGGTAATTTCTTGGGAAGAGCATTTGGGTTTTATTGAAGGGTTAAAAAATAATTCTACAAAATTGTATTTTTTAGTTTTTTTAAATCAAGAGGCTATTGGTGTGATTGATTTTGTGGATTTAAAAAGGGGCAATTCGTGTGAGTTTGGATTATACCAAAATCCGCATTTAAAAGGCTATGGTGCAAAACTTATGGAGATTCTTATGGACTATGCTTTAAAGGAATTGGCTGTTAAGAATCTTTATGCTTGTGCTTTTAATGAGAATATCAAGGCTATTAATCTTTATTTAAGATTTGGCTTTATTTTAACAAAAAAGGATGAGATAATGAGTTATTTTAAATATTATAATAAAAATTAA
- a CDS encoding cytochrome c biogenesis protein CcdA, giving the protein MEEWLIVFFDKAPLLISFIAGILTFISPCVLPLIPAYLSYISEVSISELKAYKKLDLRMRLVIVRNALFFVLGMGIVFVLLGAVAARILGGGILLSPIVAYFAGGILIVFGLHTARIIQIPFLNYQKTFSIQTISFNFFRDFFTPFLLGVSFSLGWTPCVGPILAGIISLASLEASDGIKLMVVYTLGFSLPFLLCAFLVGYVFAFLDHIKKYFKWIEWFAGGLLITIGILIMSGKMAWLSNYLVGVFA; this is encoded by the coding sequence TTGGAAGAATGGTTGATTGTTTTTTTTGACAAGGCACCACTTTTAATCAGCTTTATTGCAGGGATTCTAACTTTTATTAGTCCCTGCGTTTTGCCACTTATTCCTGCTTACCTCTCTTATATTTCAGAAGTATCTATCAGTGAGCTTAAGGCTTATAAGAAGTTGGATTTGAGAATGCGCTTAGTGATTGTTCGCAATGCTTTGTTTTTTGTTTTAGGAATGGGAATTGTTTTTGTTTTATTAGGGGCTGTGGCAGCTAGAATCTTGGGTGGAGGTATTTTGCTTAGTCCTATTGTGGCGTATTTTGCTGGAGGGATCTTAATAGTTTTTGGATTGCATACGGCTAGAATTATTCAGATTCCTTTTTTGAATTACCAAAAAACTTTTTCCATTCAAACAATCTCTTTTAATTTTTTTCGTGATTTTTTTACTCCTTTTTTGTTAGGTGTGAGTTTTTCGTTGGGTTGGACACCTTGTGTGGGTCCTATTTTAGCAGGAATTATTTCTCTAGCGAGTTTGGAAGCTAGTGATGGGATTAAGCTTATGGTGGTTTATACTCTAGGATTTAGTTTGCCTTTTTTGCTTTGTGCTTTTTTGGTTGGGTATGTTTTTGCATTTTTGGATCACATTAAGAAATATTTTAAATGGATTGAGTGGTTTGCTGGTGGGTTATTAATTACAATTGGAATTTTGATAATGAGTGGAAAAATGGCTTGGTTATCTAATTATCTTGTAGGAGTTTTTGCTTAA
- a CDS encoding TRAP transporter large permease has product MSVAFLLIVLFGLLLLGVPVAISLGVSAVCTMILFSSYDIMGVPEIMLNGLKPALMAIPMFILAGSLMSKGSSAQRIVDFAKSIVGHLPGGLPMSAILACIIFAAVSGSSPATVVAIGSVMFVALNEAGYPKSYSVGAITSAGSLGILIPPSVVMIVYGVTAEVSIEKLFMAGVIPGLMIGGAMMLYAYIGAKRLGFKSTTPASFKERWMKFKEAFWALLIVFVVIGGIYAGIFTATEAAGISAVYAFIVSIFVYKDIKIKDLYGVFLDAAITTAMIFFIIGFAVVFAHFLTSERIPHIIAESLVGMNMTWWMFLILVNLILFIMGQFMEPSSVVMIMTPLLLPIALQLGIDPIHFGIIMIVNMEIGMLTPPVGLNLFVASSLTNLSLKDVTISIIPWLCVLLFGLILTTYVPEISLWLPNLLD; this is encoded by the coding sequence ATGAGTGTTGCATTTTTGCTAATTGTTTTGTTTGGATTGTTGTTGCTTGGTGTTCCTGTTGCAATTTCCTTGGGAGTGAGTGCGGTATGCACGATGATTTTATTTAGTTCCTATGATATTATGGGAGTTCCAGAGATTATGCTTAATGGTTTAAAACCAGCGTTAATGGCGATTCCAATGTTTATTTTAGCGGGTTCTTTGATGAGTAAAGGAAGTTCCGCACAAAGAATTGTTGATTTTGCAAAAAGCATCGTGGGGCATTTGCCAGGTGGGCTTCCTATGAGTGCGATTTTGGCTTGTATTATTTTTGCTGCTGTAAGTGGAAGTTCTCCTGCTACTGTTGTTGCAATTGGTTCGGTTATGTTTGTTGCACTAAACGAAGCAGGATATCCTAAGAGCTATTCTGTGGGCGCAATTACTTCAGCGGGTAGTCTTGGGATTTTGATTCCACCTTCTGTTGTAATGATTGTTTATGGTGTAACAGCGGAAGTTTCTATTGAAAAGCTTTTTATGGCGGGAGTTATTCCTGGTTTAATGATTGGTGGAGCGATGATGCTTTATGCATATATTGGTGCTAAGCGACTTGGATTTAAATCAACAACTCCAGCAAGCTTTAAAGAACGATGGATGAAGTTTAAAGAAGCTTTTTGGGCGTTATTGATTGTTTTTGTTGTAATTGGCGGAATCTATGCAGGAATCTTTACTGCCACTGAAGCAGCAGGAATTAGCGCAGTGTATGCTTTTATTGTCTCAATTTTTGTGTATAAAGACATTAAAATTAAAGATCTATATGGTGTATTTTTGGATGCTGCCATCACAACAGCGATGATTTTCTTTATTATTGGTTTTGCAGTTGTCTTTGCACATTTCTTAACAAGTGAGAGGATACCACATATTATTGCTGAGAGTTTAGTGGGTATGAATATGACTTGGTGGATGTTTTTGATCCTAGTTAATCTCATTCTCTTTATAATGGGGCAATTTATGGAGCCAAGCTCGGTTGTTATGATTATGACGCCATTGCTTTTGCCAATTGCATTGCAGCTTGGAATTGATCCTATTCATTTTGGTATTATTATGATTGTAAATATGGAGATTGGTATGCTAACGCCACCTGTTGGCTTGAATCTTTTTGTGGCGAGTTCATTGACAAATTTAAGCCTAAAAGATGTAACAATTTCTATTATTCCTTGGTTATGTGTTTTGCTATTTGGTTTAATTTTGACAACTTATGTTCCGGAAATTTCCTTGTGGTTACCTAATTTGCTAGATTAG
- a CDS encoding TRAP transporter small permease: protein MLLIIQKPFLYAHKSPEINKFFAILDVIIAGINKNVAVCGMVIGIVITAINVFMRYIAGFFPEIGSLTWAEEVARYCFLWSAFFGAAYGFRKGVHISVTMLLEKFSPSWAKACVLGTHILNSIFLGFMFYASLMVCVLNYEIGYMSEALHNVPLWIFLLCLPIAFFGATYRSIEKIYEVSWMDADKVVKNAEEEMIHDSVIKD, encoded by the coding sequence TTGTTATTAATAATTCAAAAGCCGTTTTTATATGCGCACAAAAGTCCTGAAATCAACAAATTCTTTGCAATTTTAGATGTAATTATTGCAGGAATTAATAAAAATGTTGCTGTGTGTGGAATGGTGATTGGAATTGTGATTACAGCAATTAATGTATTTATGCGATATATCGCCGGGTTTTTCCCGGAGATTGGCTCATTAACTTGGGCAGAGGAAGTGGCACGATATTGTTTTTTGTGGTCAGCTTTTTTTGGAGCAGCTTATGGCTTTAGAAAAGGTGTTCATATTTCCGTAACAATGCTTCTTGAAAAATTCTCTCCATCTTGGGCAAAAGCTTGTGTTCTTGGGACACATATCTTGAATTCTATTTTTTTAGGATTTATGTTTTATGCAAGTTTGATGGTTTGCGTGTTGAATTACGAAATAGGTTATATGAGTGAGGCACTTCATAATGTCCCTTTATGGATTTTCCTTCTTTGTTTGCCAATTGCATTTTTTGGGGCAACTTACCGCAGTATAGAAAAAATTTATGAAGTTTCTTGGATGGATGCTGATAAAGTTGTTAAAAATGCAGAAGAAGAAATGATACATGATTCGGTGATTAAGGATTAA
- a CDS encoding DctP family TRAP transporter solute-binding subunit yields the protein MKKIILASIFATFALVGCGGGNKESAASDDPNKVYEVKFAHVVSANTPKGRAADFFAKRVNEMTDGRIVVHVFPSAQLVDDDKVFQELKRNNVQLAAPSFSKFTPFAKEFNLWDIPFIFRDTEHLHKVMDGEVGQILKDVITAKGYVALDYWDAGFKQFSTNKKPIVLPSDVEGQKMRIMSSKVLEEQTKAVKGIPQVLPFGEVYSALQTGVVDAAENPLSNLYNSKFYEVQSSITMSNHGYLGYLVVASEKFWNELPKNLQEKFVAAMKEATAYEREESAKEEAMLLDKLKADDKTGTQIFELTEDQKQQWKDVMVAIYPKFYDLVSQELIEKTINTK from the coding sequence ATGAAGAAAATCATTTTAGCTTCAATATTTGCTACATTTGCTTTGGTAGGTTGTGGAGGTGGCAACAAAGAATCTGCAGCCTCTGATGATCCAAACAAAGTGTATGAGGTTAAATTCGCTCATGTTGTGAGTGCTAATACCCCAAAGGGAAGGGCGGCGGATTTTTTTGCAAAACGAGTCAATGAAATGACAGATGGTCGCATCGTGGTGCATGTATTTCCATCAGCACAACTTGTTGATGATGACAAGGTTTTCCAAGAACTTAAGCGTAATAATGTGCAATTAGCTGCACCTAGCTTTTCAAAATTTACCCCTTTTGCTAAAGAGTTTAATTTATGGGATATTCCTTTTATTTTTCGCGATACAGAGCATTTACATAAAGTAATGGATGGAGAAGTGGGGCAAATTCTAAAAGATGTGATTACTGCTAAGGGTTATGTGGCATTGGATTATTGGGATGCTGGGTTTAAGCAATTTAGCACTAATAAAAAGCCAATTGTTTTGCCAAGTGATGTGGAAGGACAAAAAATGCGTATTATGAGTTCTAAAGTGTTAGAGGAACAAACAAAAGCAGTTAAAGGGATTCCACAGGTTTTGCCTTTTGGAGAAGTTTATTCAGCATTGCAAACTGGTGTTGTTGATGCAGCTGAGAATCCGCTTTCAAACCTTTATAATTCTAAATTTTATGAAGTGCAAAGCTCTATTACAATGTCTAATCACGGATATTTAGGCTATTTGGTAGTTGCAAGTGAGAAGTTTTGGAATGAATTGCCAAAAAATTTACAAGAGAAATTTGTTGCAGCAATGAAAGAAGCGACTGCTTATGAAAGAGAAGAGAGTGCAAAAGAAGAAGCGATGCTTTTAGATAAACTTAAAGCAGATGATAAAACAGGAACGCAGATTTTTGAGCTTACTGAAGATCAAAAGCAACAATGGAAAGATGTGATGGTTGCAATTTATCCAAAGTTTTATGATTTAGTTAGTCAAGAGTTAATCGAAAAGACAATTAATACTAAATAA
- the ppa gene encoding inorganic diphosphatase yields the protein MNLSKIEVGSNPDKLNVVIEIPYGSNIKYEIDKESGAVVVDRVMYSAMFYPANYGFVPNTLSDDGDPADVLVINEYPLQAGSVIKARLIGVLIMEDESGIDEKLIAVPVSKIDPRYDNIKSLEDLPKITLDRIKNFFETYKMLEPNKWVKVKEYCDLESAKAILDKAIANYKS from the coding sequence ATGAATTTAAGCAAAATTGAAGTAGGAAGTAATCCGGATAAATTAAATGTTGTAATTGAGATTCCTTATGGAAGCAATATAAAGTATGAAATTGACAAAGAGAGTGGCGCAGTTGTTGTTGATAGAGTGATGTATAGTGCGATGTTTTATCCTGCTAATTATGGGTTTGTACCAAATACCTTGAGTGATGATGGTGATCCTGCTGATGTGCTGGTAATCAATGAATATCCTTTACAAGCAGGAAGTGTGATTAAGGCGAGATTAATTGGTGTTTTGATTATGGAAGATGAAAGTGGAATAGATGAGAAATTGATTGCTGTGCCAGTTTCAAAGATTGATCCAAGGTATGACAATATTAAATCACTAGAAGATTTGCCAAAAATTACACTTGATAGAATCAAAAATTTCTTCGAAACTTACAAGATGCTAGAGCCAAATAAATGGGTAAAAGTTAAAGAGTATTGCGATTTGGAGAGTGCTAAGGCGATTTTGGATAAGGCGATTGCAAATTATAAATCATAA
- a CDS encoding adenylate kinase, protein MKKLFLVIGAPGSGKTTDAEIISKNNSDSMVHYSTGELLRAEVASGSELGKLIDSFTSRGNLVPLDIVVKTIVDAISNAPKNVVIIDGYPRSVEQMQELDKILAQKQEIILESVIEVEVSEKVACDRVLGRARGADDNVEVFNNRMKVYLEPLAEIQKFYTSKGILHKINGERTIEEIVSEMESFIKSKI, encoded by the coding sequence ATGAAGAAGTTATTTTTGGTGATTGGTGCGCCAGGAAGCGGTAAGACCACAGATGCAGAGATTATTAGTAAAAACAATAGCGATTCTATGGTGCATTATTCTACAGGTGAATTACTACGCGCTGAAGTGGCAAGTGGGAGTGAGCTAGGGAAGCTGATTGATAGCTTTACAAGTAGGGGAAATCTTGTTCCTTTGGATATTGTAGTTAAAACCATTGTTGATGCGATTTCTAATGCGCCTAAAAATGTTGTAATTATTGATGGTTATCCTAGAAGCGTGGAGCAAATGCAAGAGCTAGATAAGATTCTAGCACAAAAGCAAGAAATCATTTTGGAGAGTGTGATTGAAGTTGAGGTGAGTGAAAAAGTTGCTTGTGATAGAGTGCTAGGGCGTGCTAGAGGCGCTGATGATAATGTCGAAGTATTTAATAATAGAATGAAAGTATATTTAGAACCTTTGGCGGAGATTCAGAAATTTTATACAAGCAAGGGCATTTTGCATAAAATTAATGGGGAAAGAACCATTGAAGAAATTGTAAGCGAAATGGAAAGCTTTATTAAAAGTAAAATCTAA
- the aspS gene encoding aspartate--tRNA ligase: MRSHYCTDLDEKDIGREVTLCGWCNTYRDHGGIIFIDLRDRSGIVQLVFDPKDSQQAHKIASEVRDEYVLVAKGKVRKRGEGLENPRLKTGKIEVLIDELTIENKSLTPPIAVGDESVGEDVRLKYRYLDLRNPRLQEIFITRSKVAQAVRNTLSHLGFLEIETPILTKATPEGARDYLVPSRVHHGEFYALPQSPQLFKQLLMVSGFDKYFQIAKCFRDEDLRLDRQPEFTQIDIEMSFCEQKDVIGVAEEVLKSIFAACSITIQTPFPHYTYNEVMEKYGSDKPDLRYELPLVEVGDLFVDSSNEIFASIAKDSKKNRFKALCVKGGDNFFSRKTLGEAEEFVRKFGAKGLAYLQIKEDGIKGPLVKFIKEENLKVLLERVGASVGDIIFFGAGAKKIVWDYMGRLRQKIASDMGMIDESVYQFLWVVDFPMFERNDDGSISALHHPFTMPKNLEVQDIEEINSVAYDVVLNGFEIGGGSIRIHKQEIQSKVFELLGISQEEAQDKFSFLLEALQFGAPPHGGIAFGLDRIIMLLCKAHSIRDVIAFPKTQKATCPLTEAPSPANEEQLRELHIRVRETKK, translated from the coding sequence TTGAGAAGCCATTATTGCACAGATTTAGATGAAAAAGATATTGGTAGGGAAGTAACTTTATGTGGTTGGTGTAATACTTATAGAGATCACGGCGGAATTATTTTTATTGATTTACGCGATAGAAGTGGAATAGTGCAGCTTGTTTTTGATCCAAAAGATTCACAACAAGCTCACAAAATCGCTAGTGAAGTGCGAGATGAGTATGTGCTAGTTGCAAAAGGCAAGGTAAGAAAGAGAGGAGAGGGCTTAGAGAATCCAAGACTTAAAACCGGCAAAATTGAAGTTTTGATTGATGAATTAACCATTGAAAACAAAAGCTTAACTCCGCCTATTGCTGTGGGTGATGAGAGTGTGGGAGAAGATGTAAGATTAAAGTATCGTTATTTGGATTTGCGTAATCCCCGCTTACAAGAGATATTTATCACAAGAAGCAAGGTCGCTCAAGCCGTGAGAAATACTCTAAGTCATTTGGGGTTTTTAGAGATTGAAACTCCGATTTTAACTAAAGCTACTCCAGAGGGTGCAAGAGATTATCTCGTGCCAAGTCGTGTGCATCATGGAGAATTTTATGCATTACCACAAAGTCCGCAACTTTTTAAGCAACTTTTAATGGTGAGTGGATTTGATAAATATTTTCAAATTGCAAAATGTTTTAGAGATGAAGATTTAAGACTAGATAGACAACCTGAATTTACACAAATTGATATTGAAATGAGTTTTTGTGAGCAAAAAGATGTGATAGGGGTGGCAGAGGAAGTTTTAAAATCTATTTTTGCAGCTTGTAGCATTACTATTCAAACGCCCTTTCCGCACTATACTTATAATGAAGTTATGGAGAAGTATGGTAGTGATAAGCCTGATTTACGCTATGAATTACCACTTGTTGAAGTGGGGGATTTGTTTGTTGATTCAAGTAATGAAATTTTTGCTTCCATTGCTAAAGATTCTAAGAAAAATCGCTTTAAAGCACTTTGTGTTAAAGGTGGAGATAATTTCTTTAGCCGCAAAACTCTAGGTGAAGCTGAAGAGTTTGTGAGAAAGTTTGGAGCAAAAGGCTTGGCGTATTTGCAAATCAAAGAAGATGGGATCAAAGGTCCTTTGGTTAAGTTCATTAAGGAAGAGAATCTTAAAGTCTTATTGGAGCGTGTTGGCGCTAGTGTTGGCGATATTATTTTCTTTGGCGCTGGGGCTAAAAAAATCGTTTGGGATTATATGGGTCGTTTGCGCCAAAAAATTGCTAGTGATATGGGAATGATTGATGAGAGTGTTTATCAATTCCTTTGGGTTGTAGATTTTCCTATGTTTGAACGCAATGATGATGGCAGTATTTCTGCATTGCACCACCCCTTTACAATGCCAAAGAATCTAGAAGTGCAAGATATTGAAGAGATTAATTCTGTGGCGTATGATGTAGTGTTAAATGGATTTGAAATTGGTGGTGGAAGTATTAGAATTCATAAGCAAGAGATTCAAAGCAAGGTATTTGAACTTTTAGGAATTAGCCAAGAAGAAGCGCAAGATAAGTTTAGCTTTTTACTTGAAGCGTTACAATTCGGGGCGCCACCACATGGAGGAATCGCCTTTGGTTTGGATAGAATTATTATGTTGCTTTGCAAAGCGCATTCTATCCGAGATGTTATTGCATTCCCTAAAACTCAAAAAGCGACTTGTCCGCTTACAGAAGCTCCAAGTCCCGCTAATGAAGAACAATTAAGAGAATTACACATTAGAGTAAGAGAAACAAAAAAATAA
- the flgL gene encoding flagellar hook-associated protein FlgL — MRIGTNSSYTMLQYYQGKTQNGLNGILAQMNGLKIQYGYQDSSIFNKTLELDYNLTTLTQSKELANNALTFTRHTDTALSELVKNMDNFKSKLVQGANDIHSETSRLAIAQDLQSLRNHFLSIANTSIGGEFIFAGTATTSKPFNSDGSYNGNNATLSALLSSSNSVAYNITGYELFFGSDNDTNRIISTNVPKFNQSALNPQIMDPNHPTGNSEEVYITAEDTLRDLVGDNDSDTNNNDPEVFYITGRRPDGTAFKSKFEMEVAYNDEDQAVKVQDLLDRIGKEFGNTETSQSVEVTLNEWGEIEIKDLTGGRSNIEFYMVSSSYQDPNNRPPINPNGDGVGTADIDTLLNSGAKVNTYVQSPYLGSFSNSQITSVEDYNDHRLHTIPTTFRNHNNEIAKTSTLLTDIFPDGVTQLDLRGISANDADKNPTNNNLNSTFNITPTSTVQDLMDSIKTMYNNQQGANVEVQFSNGKITIIDNNVSQKTPPDQSQDNLPFTGESSLSLTITAQNAGGNVNGFRNDYSVEYDRVGFSKEGSTLTSNVSQIVRDTNEYATMSTKLSEVSGVGLNGHTYNFEVKDVNGTPISGRIEFRDAGSVMIIDSPATINGVDIDGIEIPILNPNGNPPQVAGDPTPADEVTYQQLADTLGIVMNLSNSSQADLQNIFVQGGADFNNPDVKLSYETLISNAKNNVSISLDSSGQMQLKDLNNSPTRMEFMFYDNQSSNFALDANGRVNTTGHPALTFQANNAIIADDPHVDFFKQIDTIIQALEDGTYRPGGSNEYDDSMRNPGIQNALLVFDHLADHVNKAHTKNGAQGNSFKYSIERTESLIVQVKTLRSETIDTDFAETYLQFSTLSLNYQAMLSSIGKISQLSLVNYM; from the coding sequence ATGAGAATAGGGACGAACTCTAGCTATACAATGTTACAATATTATCAAGGAAAAACACAAAATGGCTTAAATGGAATCTTAGCCCAAATGAATGGCTTAAAGATTCAATATGGCTATCAAGATAGTAGTATTTTTAATAAAACACTTGAACTAGACTACAACCTTACAACTTTAACCCAAAGCAAAGAACTTGCTAATAATGCACTTACTTTTACTCGACACACCGATACTGCCTTGAGTGAATTAGTCAAAAATATGGATAATTTCAAAAGCAAACTTGTCCAAGGAGCCAATGATATCCATAGCGAAACTTCACGCCTAGCTATTGCTCAAGATCTACAATCCCTTCGCAATCACTTTTTATCCATTGCTAATACCTCCATTGGTGGAGAATTTATCTTTGCAGGAACCGCAACAACTTCTAAGCCATTTAATAGCGATGGAAGCTATAATGGAAACAATGCAACACTTAGTGCACTTCTTAGTTCTAGTAACTCTGTAGCTTATAATATAACGGGTTATGAGTTATTTTTCGGTTCTGATAATGATACTAATCGAATCATTTCAACTAATGTCCCCAAATTCAACCAAAGCGCTCTAAACCCTCAAATTATGGATCCAAATCATCCAACCGGAAATAGCGAAGAAGTTTATATTACCGCTGAAGATACCTTGCGCGATTTAGTGGGCGATAATGATTCTGATACTAACAACAATGATCCAGAAGTTTTTTATATTACAGGTCGCAGACCAGATGGGACAGCCTTTAAATCAAAATTTGAGATGGAAGTGGCTTACAACGATGAAGATCAAGCTGTCAAAGTGCAAGATCTACTTGATAGAATCGGAAAAGAATTTGGTAACACAGAAACTAGTCAATCTGTAGAAGTTACTCTTAATGAATGGGGAGAAATTGAAATAAAAGATCTCACAGGAGGGCGATCTAATATTGAATTTTATATGGTATCAAGTAGCTATCAAGATCCAAACAATCGACCTCCAATTAACCCAAATGGCGATGGAGTAGGCACGGCAGATATTGATACACTCTTAAATAGCGGAGCAAAGGTAAATACCTATGTTCAGAGTCCTTATTTGGGTAGTTTTTCAAATTCTCAAATCACTTCTGTAGAAGACTATAACGATCATAGACTTCACACGATTCCAACCACTTTTAGGAATCACAACAACGAGATTGCAAAAACTTCAACTTTGCTAACAGATATTTTTCCTGATGGCGTTACACAACTTGATTTAAGAGGAATCTCCGCCAATGATGCAGACAAAAATCCAACCAACAATAACTTAAATTCTACTTTTAATATCACTCCAACTTCCACTGTGCAAGATTTAATGGATTCTATCAAAACAATGTATAACAATCAACAAGGTGCCAATGTTGAAGTGCAATTTAGCAATGGAAAAATTACTATTATTGACAATAATGTTTCCCAAAAAACTCCACCCGATCAATCTCAAGATAATCTACCTTTCACAGGAGAAAGCTCCCTAAGCTTAACCATTACTGCTCAAAATGCAGGGGGTAATGTCAATGGATTCCGCAATGATTATAGCGTGGAATACGATAGAGTAGGTTTTAGTAAAGAAGGTTCTACTCTAACTTCCAATGTCTCACAAATTGTTCGCGATACCAATGAATATGCCACAATGAGCACAAAACTCTCAGAAGTTTCAGGAGTTGGACTTAATGGGCACACTTATAACTTTGAAGTCAAAGATGTCAATGGAACTCCAATTAGCGGTAGAATAGAGTTTAGAGATGCAGGAAGTGTGATGATTATTGATTCTCCTGCCACAATTAATGGGGTGGATATTGATGGAATTGAAATCCCTATCTTAAATCCCAATGGAAATCCACCCCAAGTCGCAGGTGATCCAACTCCTGCTGATGAAGTTACCTATCAACAATTAGCCGATACTTTAGGCATCGTAATGAATTTATCCAATTCAAGCCAAGCAGATTTGCAAAATATCTTTGTTCAAGGTGGTGCAGACTTCAACAATCCAGATGTCAAGCTTTCTTATGAAACACTCATTAGCAATGCTAAAAATAATGTCTCTATTAGCCTTGATTCAAGCGGACAAATGCAACTCAAAGATCTTAATAATTCTCCTACAAGAATGGAATTTATGTTTTATGATAACCAAAGTAGCAACTTTGCTCTTGATGCTAATGGCAGAGTAAATACAACAGGACACCCTGCACTAACTTTCCAAGCCAATAATGCCATTATTGCTGATGATCCACATGTGGATTTTTTCAAACAAATCGACACAATCATTCAAGCACTAGAAGATGGCACTTATAGACCTGGAGGTAGCAATGAGTATGATGATAGTATGCGAAATCCTGGTATCCAAAACGCACTTTTAGTGTTTGATCATCTAGCCGATCATGTCAATAAAGCACACACTAAAAATGGGGCACAAGGCAATTCATTTAAATACTCTATTGAACGCACTGAATCACTTATCGTGCAAGTTAAAACCTTGCGTTCTGAAACAATTGACACTGATTTTGCAGAAACTTATTTGCAGTTTTCTACTCTATCTTTAAACTATCAAGCAATGCTCTCTTCTATTGGCAAAATCTCACAACTCTCGCTAGTAAATTATATGTAA
- a CDS encoding cytochrome C, with the protein MMKFFISLFVLAASLWAKEIAYTDEVVSLYLNKDDTKVTGRLLPTNAFEILKSDKDRVLIKLNGYVNPKSPSVIYFNDSQRIIVAAFSKNTKLNFLQKTAGKNGKWDKVSLEVWADKKDFAKDNKKMLSYAKDLFANNCGICHALHPEKEFTANAWPAVFRSMADRTGIDKKDRWLVIQYLQKNAKDFKAK; encoded by the coding sequence GTGATGAAATTTTTCATTTCTTTGTTTGTTTTAGCGGCATCTTTATGGGCTAAAGAGATAGCTTATACAGATGAAGTTGTGTCGCTTTACCTTAATAAAGATGACACTAAAGTTACAGGAAGACTTTTGCCTACAAACGCTTTTGAGATTCTAAAAAGCGATAAAGACAGAGTTTTAATCAAGCTTAATGGATATGTAAATCCAAAATCTCCTTCTGTAATTTATTTTAACGATTCTCAAAGAATCATTGTTGCTGCTTTTTCCAAGAATACAAAGCTTAATTTCTTACAAAAAACTGCGGGGAAAAATGGCAAATGGGATAAAGTTAGTCTTGAAGTTTGGGCAGATAAAAAAGATTTTGCTAAAGACAACAAAAAAATGTTAAGTTACGCAAAAGATCTTTTTGCTAACAATTGCGGAATTTGTCACGCTTTACACCCCGAAAAAGAATTTACAGCTAATGCTTGGCCAGCAGTTTTTCGCTCTATGGCAGATAGAACGGGGATTGACAAAAAAGACAGATGGCTAGTAATACAATATTTACAAAAAAATGCAAAAGATTTTAAAGCAAAATAA